In a genomic window of Pseudoalteromonas ulvae UL12:
- a CDS encoding alanine/glycine:cation symporter family protein — MTELINGLSNLLWSHVLVYLLVTAGLYFTVRLNFIQITQFPHMFKVMFNSRQGCGDGISSFQAFCTSLAARVGTGNMAGVAVALYLGGPGAIFWMWVIALIGMATSFAESTLAQVYKTRDDEGNFRGGPAYYMEIGLGKRWMGVIFSLCLILAFGLVFNAVQSNSIAAAFEVAFDLPKHYVGIALVIGTAVIIFGGIKTISRFAEAVVPAMAGLYLLIALYIVIINYQALPDVFMMIINSAFGIEQAGAGAIGYGIMQAMIQGIKRGLFSNEAGMGSAANAAATATPNPPHPASQGYVQMLGVFVDTIVICTATAAIILLSGQLEANSGLTGIALTQAALESQVGSWGAYFIAIAILFFAFTSIVANYSYAETNLMFLEHNHAKGMIIFRVLVLAMVMFGAMSELGLVWTLADISMGFMAIVNIIALFMLSSIVLWLSRDYLSQLKEGKIPTFDRSKHPTLDKQIPKDIW, encoded by the coding sequence ATGACTGAACTGATTAATGGACTCAGTAATTTACTCTGGAGCCATGTACTAGTTTATTTACTTGTCACAGCCGGCTTATATTTCACGGTTCGTTTGAACTTCATTCAAATCACTCAATTCCCTCATATGTTCAAGGTCATGTTCAATAGCCGTCAAGGCTGTGGCGATGGCATTTCATCTTTTCAGGCATTTTGTACTTCGTTAGCTGCGCGTGTTGGTACTGGTAATATGGCCGGTGTTGCTGTGGCACTTTATCTTGGTGGCCCTGGCGCGATTTTCTGGATGTGGGTGATTGCCTTGATCGGCATGGCAACAAGTTTCGCAGAAAGCACCTTGGCACAGGTTTATAAAACTAGGGATGATGAGGGTAACTTTCGTGGTGGCCCTGCCTATTATATGGAAATTGGATTGGGTAAACGCTGGATGGGTGTCATTTTTTCTCTGTGCCTTATTTTAGCTTTTGGGTTGGTATTCAATGCCGTGCAGTCCAATTCGATTGCAGCTGCATTTGAAGTCGCTTTTGATCTGCCAAAACATTATGTTGGTATAGCACTTGTGATTGGTACCGCAGTGATTATTTTTGGCGGTATCAAGACAATTTCTCGTTTTGCTGAAGCGGTCGTCCCTGCGATGGCTGGGTTATATTTACTAATTGCCTTGTATATTGTCATCATAAACTACCAGGCATTACCTGATGTATTTATGATGATCATCAACAGTGCATTTGGTATAGAGCAAGCCGGGGCTGGGGCGATAGGCTATGGGATCATGCAAGCAATGATTCAGGGGATTAAACGTGGTTTATTTTCTAATGAGGCTGGAATGGGTAGCGCAGCCAATGCCGCAGCAACAGCGACACCTAATCCACCCCACCCAGCATCACAAGGTTATGTGCAAATGCTCGGTGTATTTGTCGATACCATCGTTATTTGTACAGCCACTGCCGCTATTATTCTTTTGTCTGGTCAGCTAGAAGCTAATTCAGGGCTTACTGGTATTGCACTAACACAAGCAGCACTTGAATCACAAGTAGGCTCATGGGGTGCTTATTTTATCGCGATTGCTATTTTATTCTTTGCATTTACTTCTATCGTTGCAAACTATTCATATGCGGAAACTAACTTGATGTTTCTTGAACATAATCATGCTAAGGGGATGATCATTTTTAGAGTATTAGTATTGGCAATGGTGATGTTTGGTGCAATGAGTGAGCTTGGTTTAGTGTGGACATTGGCCGATATTTCAATGGGCTTTATGGCCATTGTTAACATCATTGCACTATTTATGCTCTCGAGCATCGTACTATGGTTAAGTCGTGATTATTTAAGCCAATTAAAAGAAGGGAAAATCCCGACATTTGACCGAAGTAAGCATCCGACTCTTGATAAACAGATCCCCAAAGACATTTGGTAA